A window of the Procambarus clarkii isolate CNS0578487 chromosome 19, FALCON_Pclarkii_2.0, whole genome shotgun sequence genome harbors these coding sequences:
- the pont gene encoding ruvB-like 1 — translation MKIEEVKSTTKTQRINAHSHVKGLGLKEDGTAESSAAGLVGQAQAREAAGYLVDLIRTKRMSGRAALFAGPPGTGKTAIALALAQELGNKVPFCPMVGSEVYSSEVKKTEVLMENFRRAIGLRIKEVKEVYEGEVTELTPVETENPMGGYGKTVSHVIIGLRTAKGTKQLKLDPSIYETLQKERVEVGDVIYVEANSGAVKRQGRSDTYATEFDLEAEEYVPLPKGDVHKKKEVIQDVTLHDLDMANAQPQGGQDILSMMSQLMKPRKTEITEKLRLEINKVVDKYIDQGIAELVPGVLFIDEVHMLDIECFTFLHRALESRIAPIVVFATNRGRCVIKGTGDVVSAHGIPRDLLDRLIIVRMKPYGPEEVAQIIRIRAQTEGIKIDNDALQELSSIAERASLRYAVRLLTPSNVMAQQNENESVTAEDVKEAADLFMDAKTSAQMLAENADKFMK, via the exons ATGAAGATTGAAGAAGTAAAAAGTACGACCAAGACACAACGAATCAACGCCCATTCTCATGTGAAGGGCTTAGGGTTGAAGGAAGATGGCACAGCTGAGTCTTCTGCCGCGGGCCTTGTTGGGCAGGCCCAGGCAAGAGAG GCAGCAGGTTACCTTGTTGACTTGATTCGCACGAAAAGAATGTCTGGTCGGGCAGCCCTGTTTGCTGGCCCTCCGGGAACAGGCAAAACTGCTATTGCTCTTGCACTTGCACAGGAACTAGGCAATAAG GTACCATTCTGTCCAATGGTTGGGTCAGAAGTGTACAGCTCGGAAGTCAAGAAGACAGAAGTGTTGATGGAGAACTTTCGCCGTGCCATTGGTCTCCGAATTAAGGAGGTTAAAGAAGTTTATGAAGGAGAAGTTACAGAACTCACACCTGTTGAGACAGAAAATCCAATGGGAG GTTATGGCAAAACTGTGAGTCATGTAATAATTGGCTTGAGAACAGCCAAGGGAACAAAGCAATTGAAGCTAGATCCAAGTATATATGAAACACTTCAAAAAGAGCGTGTAGAAGTTGGGGATGTTATATATGTAGAAGCTAATTCTGGGGCTGTAAAGAGGCAAGGACGTTCCGATACGTACGCAACAGAGTTTGACCTTGAG GCAGAAGAGTATGTGCCCCTACCTAAAGGTGATGTGCACAAGAAGAAGGAGGTGATTCAGGATGTGACCCTTCACGACCTGGATATGGCCAATGCACAGCCTCAGGGAGGTCAAGACATACTCTCCATGATGTCACAACTTATGAAGCCAAGGAAAACAGAAATTACAG AAAAGCTACGATTGGAGATCAATAAGGTTGTGGATAAATATATTGACCAAGGTATAGCTGAGCTGGTACCTGGTGTGCTATTCATTGATGAAGTACACATGCTGGACATAGAATGCTTCACATTCCTTCACCGTGCACTGGAGTCAAGAATTGCACCTATTGTCGTATTTGCTACAAATAGAGGACGTTGTGTAATAAA GGGCACAGGTGATGTTGTATCAGCACATGGAATTCCACGAGATCTGTTAGATCGCTTAATTATTGTGCGTATGAAGCCATATGGTCCAGAAGAAGTTGCCCAGATTATTCGAATCAGAGCACAAACTGAAGGCATAAAAATTGATAATGATGCACTGCAAGAACTAAGTTCAATTGCTGAAAGGGCATCACTGAG ATATGCTGTGAGACTGTTGACACCATCAAATGTCATGGCTCAGCAAAATGAAAATGAGTCTGTGACTGCAGAAGATGTTAAAGAAGCAGCTGATTTATTCATGGATGCTAAAACATCAGCACAGATGTTGGCAGAAAATGCTGATAAATTTATGAAGTAA